From one Staphylococcus kloosii genomic stretch:
- a CDS encoding molybdopterin molybdotransferase MoeA encodes MTVEKRNPIAVKEAIARVMKQDITMPTIEVPLQQSLDHVLAQDIIATYDIPRFNKSPYDGFAIRSEDSVDASGEHRVEFKVIDHIGAGSVSDKRLGTNEAVRIMTGAELPQGADAVVMLEQTVEKESSFTIRKPFESYENVSLKGEETTTGDIVLKKGQHLNAGGIAVLATYGYQDVTVYKKPSVAIIATGSELLDVSDELEPGKIRNSNGPMIQALATKVGLEIETYKIQQDDLASSIQVVKEAKNKHDMVITTGGVSVGDFDYLPAIYEALDAKVLFNKVAMRPGSVTTVAVADNTYLFGLSGNPSACFTGFELFVKPALNKMTGANACYPQIVKATLMEDFTKPNPFSRFIRAKATFTGGEMTAVPSGFNKSGAVVAIAHSNAMIMLPGGTRGYKKGRTVDVILTESSSYEEELLL; translated from the coding sequence ATGACAGTAGAAAAAAGAAATCCAATTGCAGTAAAAGAAGCAATAGCGCGAGTGATGAAACAAGACATTACAATGCCTACAATAGAAGTACCTTTGCAACAAAGTTTGGATCATGTGCTAGCGCAAGACATTATAGCGACTTACGATATACCGAGATTCAATAAATCACCTTATGACGGCTTTGCAATTAGGAGTGAGGATTCAGTCGATGCAAGTGGAGAACATCGCGTTGAATTTAAAGTTATTGATCACATTGGCGCTGGTTCAGTTTCTGATAAAAGGTTAGGAACTAACGAGGCAGTTAGAATAATGACAGGTGCTGAATTACCTCAAGGTGCCGATGCCGTAGTTATGTTGGAACAAACAGTAGAAAAAGAAAGTTCATTTACTATTAGAAAGCCATTTGAATCATATGAAAATGTATCGTTAAAAGGCGAAGAGACAACTACTGGTGATATTGTCTTGAAAAAAGGGCAACATCTTAATGCAGGTGGTATCGCTGTTTTAGCTACATATGGTTATCAAGATGTTACTGTTTATAAAAAACCTAGCGTCGCCATTATAGCTACTGGTAGTGAATTGTTGGACGTCAGCGATGAACTTGAACCGGGTAAAATTCGTAATTCAAATGGCCCAATGATACAAGCCTTAGCAACTAAAGTTGGTTTAGAGATAGAAACATATAAAATACAACAAGATGATTTAGCAAGCAGCATTCAAGTAGTTAAAGAAGCCAAAAACAAACATGATATGGTGATTACTACAGGCGGAGTGTCAGTTGGAGATTTTGATTATTTACCTGCGATTTATGAAGCATTAGATGCCAAAGTTTTATTTAATAAAGTTGCAATGCGTCCAGGTAGCGTAACGACTGTGGCTGTAGCAGATAATACTTATTTATTTGGTTTATCTGGCAATCCATCTGCTTGTTTTACGGGTTTTGAATTATTTGTAAAACCTGCCCTTAATAAGATGACAGGTGCGAATGCTTGTTATCCGCAAATTGTTAAAGCGACATTAATGGAAGACTTTACAAAACCAAACCCATTTAGTCGTTTTATCAGAGCAAAAGCAACCTTTACAGGTGGTGAGATGACAGCTGTACCGTCTGGGTTTAATAAATCTGGTGCAGTTGTTGCTATAGCACATAGTAATGCAATGATTATGTTGCCTGGTGGTACGA